Proteins from one Procambarus clarkii isolate CNS0578487 chromosome 40, FALCON_Pclarkii_2.0, whole genome shotgun sequence genomic window:
- the LOC138372828 gene encoding mucin-17-like — protein MSANYHSRVPTTTHECKLPLKGCQLPLKRANYHSRGPTTTQEGQLPLKRANYHSRGPTTTQEGQLPLKRANYHSRGANYHSRGPTTTQEGQLPLKSANYHSRGPTTTQEGQLPLKRANYHSRGPTTTQECQLPLKRANYHSRVPTTTQGVPTTTQGVPITTQGVPTTTQGVPTTTQGVPTTTQGVPTTTQGVPTTTQEVPTTTQGVPTTTQGVPTTTQGVPTTTQEGQLPLKGCQLPLMSANYHSRLPTTTHECKLPLKGCQLPLKRANYHSRGPTTTQEGQLPLKRANYHSRGPTTTQEGQLPLKGCQLPLKRANYHSRGPATTQECQLPLTRANYHSRGPTTTQEGQLPLKRANYHSRGPTTTQEGQLPLKRANYHSRVLTTTQEGQLPLKRANYHSRGPTTTQEGQLPLKRANYHSRGPTTTQECQLPLKSANYHSRGPTTSGGRFTDTPYFTWVSCVDGEVSASSPGA, from the coding sequence ATGAGTGCCAACTACCACTCAAGAGTGCCAACTACCACTCATGAGTGCAAACTACCACTCAAGGGGTGCCAACTACCGCTCAAGAGGGCCAACTACCACTCAAGAGGGCCAACTACCACTCAAGAGGGCCAACTACCACTCAAGAGGGCCAACTACCACTCAAGAGGGCCAACTACCACTCAAGAGGGCCAACTACCACTCAAGAGGGCCAACTACCACTCAAGGGGTGCCAACTACCACTCAAGAGGGCCAACTACCACTCAAGAGGGCCAACTACCACTCAAGAGTGCCAACTACCACTCAAGAGGGCCAACTACCACTCAAGAGGGCCAACTACCACTCAAGAGGGCCAACTACCACTCAAGAGGGCCAACTACCACTCAAGAGTGCCAACTACCACTCAAGAGGGCCAACTACCACTCAAGAGTGCCAACTACCACTCAAGGGGTGCCAACTACAACTCAAGGGGTGCCAATTACCACTCAAGGGGTGCCAACTACCACTCAAGGGGTGCCAACTACCACTCAAGGAGTGCCAACTACCACTCAAGGGGTGCCAACTACCACTCAAGGGGTGCCAACTACCACTCAAGAGGTGCCAACTACCACTCAAGGGGTGCCAACTACCACGCAAGGGGTGCCAACTACCACTCAAGGGGTGCCAACTACCACTCAAGAGGGCCAACTACCACTCAAGGGGTGCCAACTACCACTCATGAGTGCCAACTACCACTCAAGATTGCCAACTACCACTCATGAGTGCAAACTACCACTCAAGGGGTGCCAACTACCACTCAAGAGGGCCAACTACCACTCAAGAGGGCCAACTACCACTCAAGAGGGCCAACTACCACTCAAGAGGGCCAACTACCACTCAAGAGGGCCAACTACCACTCAAGAGGGCCAACTACCACTCAAGGGGTGCCAACTACCACTCAAGAGGGCCAACTACCACTCAAGAGGGCCAGCTACCACTCAAGAGTGCCAACTACCACTCACGAGGGCCAACTACCACTCAAGAGGGCCAACTACCACTCAAGAGGGCCAACTACCACTCAAGAGGGCCAACTACCACTCAAGAGGGCCAACTACCACTCAAGAGGGCCAACTACCACTCAAGAGGGCCAACTACCACTCAAGAGTGCTAACTACCACTCAAGAGGGCCAACTACCACTCAAGAGGGCCAACTACCACTCAAGAGGGCCAACTACCACTCAAGAGGGCCAACTACCACTCAAGAGGGCCAACTACCACTCAAGAGGGCCAACTACCACTCAAGAGTGCCAACTACCACTCAAGAGTGCCAACTACCACTCAAGAGGGCCAACTACCTCTGGCGGGAGATTTACCGACACTCCTTACTTcacctgg